In Pongo pygmaeus isolate AG05252 chromosome 19, NHGRI_mPonPyg2-v2.0_pri, whole genome shotgun sequence, the genomic stretch caaataaaaaaaaaaaaaaaagaaagtaagtccAGCACTGTAAATGCGCATGATCCCTGTGTGAGCagcagtgtgtgtgtatacacacacacacacatgcacgcacacaagTGCACATACACACTATCCTCCTTATACAAACAGTGCAGACTCCAGGCTCTGGAGTCAAATGTGTTCAAATTCCAACTCATCTGCTTACTCGCCGTTAAACTTGGTTCAAGTCACTGAACCTCTCCATCCCTAGCGTTCCTCGTCTGTAAAAAGGGGACAATAATAGAAGTGCCTCATGGCTGTCgtaaggattaaattagttaCCACATGGGAAGCATCTAGGGAAGGGCACCTGCCACATACCATATGAGTTTCCTGTTGCCACTGTAACAAATTAGCACCAATGTCGTGGCttattaaaaacaacacaaatttattctgcAATTCTGGAGGCCATGAGCTCAAGATCAGTTTCAGTGGGCTCAAGTCAAGGcgtgggcagggctggtttctttTGGAGGCTCCAGGCGGGGGAATCCGTTCCTTTCCCTTTCTGGCATCTGAAGGTTGCGGCAGTCATGGCCCCTGCTCACATCACACCCATGTCCACTTCCATCATCACGTTGTCTCTTCCTCTTTGACCTTCTGGCCTCCTTCTTATGAGGACCCTTGTGGTGATATTTTGGGCCCACCTGAATCAGCAAGAATAACCTCCCTATCTCAAAGTCCTTAACTTACATACGTCTGCACAGTCCCTTTCTGCCGCAGAAGGTAACAGTCACAGTTTCGGAGGATTAGGACACAgatatctttgggggccattattcagcccATAACGTGGTAGGcaataaataaagtttcattgtATTATGATGATGATACTTCATGATAATAATCacaacatttttatcattatcatcTTCATCATTCCCATGAAAGCCCCAGAGCATATCCCCAGCCCCCTCCTCAACTATGTAGGAGAGGAAGGgatgtttagaaaaccccaacTCCTAGAAGCCCCCTGAGACTTGGCCCCAAGCCCAAGCCAGAGCTGGGGGCAATGCTGGCTGATCAGGCAGAGGCACCAGTCCCCGGGTTGGTCCCGATGAGGGGAACAGAGGACAGACGGTCGAAGAGGCAGGAGTGTGCTCACAGCCTGGGGTCCAAGAAGGAGCCTGGAGTGCAGGCTAAGGCCTGCTGATGGTGCTGTATTCCGTGGGCTCCTCAGGGCCCCCGCCGGGGATGTGGCTACTGAGGTGGCCCATGTTGCAGTAGGTTGGCTCCTGATCCTCAGCACCCAAGGTCAGAGATGCATAGGAAATGTCCTCCTTCGGCAAGGGAGCCTGCAGCAAAGGCGGGCGCCAGGTCAGAGAGGACAGCAGGAAGTGACGGTCACGGGGCAGAGGAGCCGTCGGAGGAGGCTAGTGGGGGTGGACCCTTCAGGGCTTCTGATCCCTCTCAAGCCCTCCAGCTTCCCCCCTCACTCTGCTAAGCACCCTGAGCGTCAACCATAACAGAACAGATTCTCCCCCAACCCTGCACCAGGGCAGCACATTTTCTGTGGAATCCCAAGTCACTCAGCCTGTCTGGGACTCTGCTGCCCAGCGTGGGGACCGTATTTGGCCAGTCCCTGTGTCCCCAGGACTGAGACTTGCCTGGGGGAGCTCCTAGGCGAGTCCTGCAGTGACTATGGCTTTGTCCCACACCCGCCTCCTCTATGCCCACATGAGCGGGAGAAAGCCCACCCTCCAACGGGGCGCGACGGCAGGCCTGTgcccccctgccccagcctcacagCAGCCCCCACGGAGAACGCACCATGGTGACATATTCCACTTCCACCTGGTCAGCCTGGGCAGAGGAGGAGAGCTTTGTGGTAGCCTTTTGGGGGGAGGTTCCGGCCAGCTGCAGGGTCAGGTCTGCATAGCAGAGGTCACCCTCCAGCAGCTGCGGTACCTGGGACAGGGAACACAGGCTGGGGAGTCACAAGATCTGTCTGTGGACACTGGTTCCTTTTCCGCGGTGGGACAAGAGCCTCTCCACTTCCCCAGGTGCCCCTCTCCCGTTTCTCTCTGTGCCCCCCACTTCTCAGGCTCCCGTACCCCTCAGCCCTTGTCCCCCTGGCTGTTTCCAGGCCCTCAGCCCCCAGGCCCTGCAGGGGGCCATGAGAACAGGATACTTTGGCATAGGACTTATCTGATATTTTGGACCTTCTGAGGGATGGAAAATGAGGAAGGGGAAAGAAGCTGCCTGGTCTCTCTGGTCTGACCTTGGGGGCTATCTTACCTGCTCTGGGGACATTCCGGCCACTAAAAGACAAACAACAATTCAGAATTAGAAAGCCCATTCCCCAGACTCACAAGAATCCCCAGGTCTAGGGAAGAGAAATATGGAAGAAAAGAGGTGAATTGGGTCCAGGCTCAGAGACAGGGACCTGGTTCTAATTCTGATTCCTCAGATGACACACTCTGTGACATTGGTCATGTCACCTCTCTGACCTTTCACTTCTCCACCTGAAAAAGAGGGACACCCTAGCCCCCTGCTCCCCACATCATAGAACTGTGCACTCAGCTGATCGGGTGGCCCTGCCAGCCATCGGCTCCCCTGGGAGTAAGTTTGCTTCTGCAGAATCCCAACTCGGCCTGGAATTCCACCGTGTCTCTCTACCTGATTCATCCTTCAGGGGTCAATTCAAAGTCATGCCTGCCTTCTGCAGCTACCCAGGCTGTCTAATCCCCCTCCCGGGCCCCCGGGGGGCACTTGCTTTATGTCTGTCTCATCATCTTCATCCTACTGAATTCTAGTTAGTCCTCAGGTGGGCTATAAGCTGCAGGGTGGCTGGGTCTGTCCCTTCCTTACAACCTGGGTGCTTGGCTGTGCTGGGCAGGTGGTGCTCCATCAGTAAATTTGTCTGCAGAGACAGGATTGCCCCAAGCTGCCCTCCAACCCCGAGTAGAATGTGCAAGCTGGGTCGGCACAGTAGGGACcgattttgtttggtttggttttgtttggttttgtcttgagatggagtttctctcttgccgcccatgctggagggcaatggcatgatcttggctcactgcaacctccacctcttgggttcaagtgattctcctgcctcagcctcctgagtagctggaactacaggtgtgtgccaccacatccagctaattttttgtatttttagtagagaaggggtttcaccatgttggccaggctggtctcgaactcctgacctcaagtgatccacccgcctcagcctccctaagtgctgggattataggcatgagccactgcacccggcaattGGATTGGATTGTTTTTCCACTGGGACCGATTTTCAGGTGGTTGCTGGTCTctgccttctttctctcctctccggCCATCGCCCCCACATCCCTGCTCTAGGGACAACAAAGAAATGAGGGGTTTTCCCCTGGTTTCAAAAGTCTAGATGCTGGAGAACACAGAAAGCACTTAGACCTTAGGCCATGGGCAATACATTTGGGAGAAAAAGTGATGAATAAGAGTCAggctctaatttttaaaaaagcatcacAGAAAACAAACTAACAGAGAGTCAGGCTCCCCTCTTCCCAGGAGAAAGATTTCTcaggctgtggggagggagaagTGTTGGAGGGAACCCCGTGAGAGCTAGGACCCAGCTGTTCTAGAAGAGAAAGAGGTACAATTGTGAGAGAATGTGGAAGTGAAGCCACATTCTCACACAATTGGGGTTTGGTTGAGGCCAGGCCTCATGATCTGTAAGTGTAGACTCCTGCGCCAAGAGGCTCCTCCCTGAAGAGCTAGTTCACACAGGGCAAGTAGGTCAGCCTGGGAAAGTGCAGTGGGCAGgggaaggacagaaggaaaggCCATTCCAATTTCCTGATCAGACTcggagggctgtgtgtgtgtgtgtgtgcatgcttgtgtAATGTGATGAGTGCACATGCACTGTGGGATCCATGTAGTGTGTGTGCCTATGActgcacgtgtgtgtgtacatccactggtgtgtttgtgtctgtttcTCCCTCCCCATTCCATGTCAGCTCAGTACCTCCTTGACAACCACATAGACCCAACTGTAGCATCTAGTCTAGACAGCCCAGACTGGACCACCCACCTAAGACCATTGCCACCTCTGCCACCAAGAGTCAAtccaggaaagagagagggaggtggatcagagagaagagaaggggaaggacGGAGGTGCAGAGCAGGCGGCGAATGCCAAAACCTCCTGGGGCTCCCCTACAAGCTCCAGGGCGCCTCCCGGTCCCCTGGCAATGCCAGGTGCCGAGGGCCTTTGGGACTGTGCCCTTTCCAGATTGTGCGGGTAATCCCTTGGACCAGATAGCTCCCAGATGCCACACCCCCAGCCACCTGGCCCAGTCTCAGCCCAGCCTCACCCAGGTCCTCTCACCTTTCTGCTGGCGCTTCATCATCCTCCAAGCCAAGAGCGAGGCGGCCACCAAAAGCAGCAGCAATATGGTGAAGATGAGGGGCAGGAGGACACTGAGCTTCAGGAGGTTGTGCCTAGAAACAATGGCAAGCGTCCCCTGCATCCCAGGCTCACCATCTGCCTCTCAGCCCAATCCCACCCACCCAGCAGCAGGGGAGGGCCACACACCTGACGAGCTGCAGGTCTGTAATTTGCAGCCTGGGAACCCTCACTGCTGGAGATCCTCAAAGATGGGTTTACAAtgagtacacatagacacaaagaagggaacggAACaagagacaccagggcctacttgaggatggagtgtgggaggaaggaaagaaccaAAAAACTacaaactacctattgggtactatagctattacctgggtgacaaaataatctgtacacaaaaCCCAGGTGACATGAAATTTACcgatataacaaacctgtacatgtacccctgaagctaaaataaaagtttttaaaatttaagaattttaacaaaagatagttgttttttgttttctttgtttttcatttttttgagacagagtctcgctctgtcacccaggctggagtacagtggcacgatctcggctcactgcaacctccacctcccaggttcaagagattctcctgcctcagcctcccaagtagctgggattacaggcacccaccaccacacctagctaatttttgtatttttagtagagacaggattttgccatgtaggccaggctggtctcgaactcctaacctcatgatctgcccacctcggcctcccaaagtcctgggattacaggagtgagccacagcgcccggccttaacaaaagatagtttttaaaaggagaaaagggtTCCATGAGGTGGTTTTAATGTGCCTAGAAGCCTAACAGAAATTGTAGGGCAGCAGACTCCTAAAACACCTCCTGCCTCTACACCTGCCCTCTCTACTGGGTTGAATGGCGTCCTCTTCCCCTCGAATTCACATCCACTCAGACCCGTGAATGTGACCTATCTGtggatgtaatcaagttaagatgaggtcatacttgATTAGCATGGGCTCTGATCCAgcgactggtgtccttacaagaggGAAATGtggacacataaacacacacaggaAGAAGACCATGAGACGACAGAGACAGGGATCAGAGTGATGCCGCCACAAGCCCGGGAACACAAAGGATAGCAGGCGCCCACCAGCAGCTGGAACAGAGGCATGAGACAGATGCTCCTTTTGAGCCCCCAGGGTGGAAACAGCCCTGGTGACACCTTGATTTCCAATTCCTGGCCTCGTTAGCTGTGAGAGAACgtatttcttttgctttggcAACCACAGGACACTGACAGGCCCTACTGTAGTGGATCATTGCCACAGCAGCCGGGGGGCCTGTGAACCAAATGTCAAAGCACCCCCCTCTCTTGCTCAAAATTCtgcaacaggccaggcacagtggctcatacctgtaatcccagcaacttgggaggctgaagtaggcagatcacttgagatcaggagcttgagaccagcctgaccaacatggtgaaactccatctctaccaaaaaatacaaaaattagccgggtcgggtggcgtgcgtctgtagtcccagctacttaggaggctgaggtgggagaattgcttgaacccaggaggcggaggatgcagtgagctgagatcgcgtcactgcactccagcctagtcgacagagcaagaccctgtctcaataaataaataaataaataaacaaacaaacaaaaattaaataaataaataaataaatcccataACAGCCCCATTTCAGCCCATGAAAATGGCCAGGGCTGACAATGGCCTCCACTCCTGCTTATGGCTCACCCCTGCCTGCTTCACTCCAGCCTCACTTCCTGCTGCTCCTCAAATATTCCAGGCACACTCCCACCTTAAGAACCTTATTCCAGTTGCATTTTTCTCCAGGAACATGCTCCCTCCAGAGCTCTGTGTGGCTCACTCTCTCACCTCTTCCAGTCTTTGCTCAAGAATCACtcgaccgggtgcggtggctcacacctgtaatcccagcactttgggaggccgaggcgggcagatcacatgaggtcgggagttcgagaccagcctggccaacatggcgaaaccccgtctctaataaaaatacaaaatattagccgggtgtggtggtgcgtgcctgtaatcctggctattcccagctgcttggggggctgaggcaggagaatcacttgaacccaggaggcataggttgcagtgagccgagatcctgccactgcactccagcatgggtgacagagcgacactccgtctcaaaacaaacaaacaacaaaaaaaattgttgtggGCTGGGCTGGATTgtacaccaccaccacccaccccaatccatatgttgaagtcccaCCCTCTAGTATCTCAGAATATGATTGTATTTAAAGATAggatctttaaagaggtgattgaGGTTAAGTGAGGTCACTGGGGCAGGCCCTAATCCATTATGACTGGTGTCATTAGAAGAGATcaggacacagacacacgcagAGGGACGACCACGTGAACACATAGGaaaaagacagccatctacaagctgagaaggctcagaagaaaccaaccttgTGGAccccttgatctcagacttttagcctgcagaattgtgagaaaataaatttttgtgatTTAAGCCCCCatcctgtggtattttgttagggGCAACCCAAGCAAACTAACGTAAGGACTATCTCCTTCATCATTGGATGTGCAGAAATTTGAGAAAGAAATTCATCAGTCAATTAATTGTGTCAACCCTATTTGGTTGCACTAATTAGCTCTAGATTGTAAGTACCTCGAGGGCAGGCATTTTGATTATTTGGTCCATTCTTGTACCCTTTTTAATTCCCTTAAACAGTGACAGGCTAGAGTGACTGCTCAAGAGttatgtgttcaataaatgagTGAACAAACCATCTCATGCTAATCAAAGGCCCTAATCGGGCACTTACACAAGGCTTCAattcataaaataagaaataaataaataaccttaaCTATTATTTATTCAAAACAGTTTGGtagaaaataaactttcaaatcAGAGGATATCCTGTATTGGTTtgcttaggaaaaagaaaaatagggacAAAGCaagatggctcatgcttgtaatctcagcactttgggaggctgaggtgggcaaatcaaatgaggacaggagttggagaccagcttggccaatatagcaaaatcccatcgctactaaaaattggctgggtatggtggctcatgcctgtagtcccggctactcgggaagctgaggtccgagaatcacatgaacccgggaggcggaggttgcagtgagctgagatcatactactgcactccaacctgggcaacaaagtgagaatccgtcaaaaaaacaaaaacaaaaacaaaaaacaattagttgggcatggtggtgggcgactgtagttcccccagctactcaggagactgaggcgtgagaatcgcttgaacatgagaggcagaggttgcagtgagccaagatggcaccatgcACTCAAGTCGGAGctacagagcaacactctgtctaaaaataaaaaaagaaaactttacaaagtttaatttcaaaaaaaaaaaaaaacagaaggcaaaTGGGAGAGGAGGAGTTGAAGGGTCTCAGGTGGTTAGAATACCGGGGACCTCCCACAGGGATTTTGTGGCAAGGTCCCAGCAATAGGAGAACTTGGCACTTGGCAGACCTAAAAACAAAGTCAAGAGGGCCAAGGACAGTGAAAGGAGGAAATTAAAGGGCACGTTCCACTTCTAGAAAGCCCAGCTGACTGCAGATGGTTGGGCAGGGCACTAAGAGGCGTGACCCAAGCTATGGTGTAGAGCCCAGAGACTTCCATCCAAGCTCCAGCACCACCCTTCACTGAGGAAGGGACTGaggctcagtttcttcttctgtaaaatgggaacatttGTATCTGCCCGTTCTTCCACATGGGGTGGTTGTAGGAAaggtcaaagaaaacaaaataatgcacAGGAAAGCCTTTTGTGAGCTGCCAGGTGCTCTAGAGATGTGAGAAACTATCGGCATCACTGTTCTTGCCATAATAGTAATCAGAGGAAAATTAAGGGAAACAGGACTTCCCCAAGCCCTCCTTTCCTTGTCCTCCCAGAAGTTGGACCAAGAGCCATCCCTGCGGCTCCATGACCCCACGCCCACACTCACATGAGCCACACCATCCTCACTGACTGCCAACTCATCCGTTTCCCACACTGAGCTCCACGAGGACAGTCCATGTCTGTGTCCTCGGAGCTCAGCATGGTGCAGCCATGTAGAAGTTATTATAACACAGTAAAAGTGGggcgaatgaatgaatgaacctacAAACAGCACTAAGCTGCAGAATGAAGGATCTGTGGAGACTGAAAGGACACCGTGTGGCCTAACAGCAAGTGGGAAGGGCTCCCAGCTTCCTCATCCTCACCAAGGAGCATGCAGGCCCCAGAGAAAGCTCAGGCTGGAAACTGGGACTTCAAAGAGTTCTCCATTGGAGGAGTTTGGGCCAAGTAGGCCACAGTGGAACCAGAGCTGGCTTACCTGTTGTCCAAGTGGTGGCCGGTCAGAGTTGGGGAGCTGCTAGTTTCTTCCTGGGTAACTGGTGCTATAAACGTAGTGGAGGTAGGCGTGGTGGGGGCAGCAGTCGATGCTGTAGTTGATGCTTGATGTATAGACCAGATCACAGACGCCCCTGCCCATGAGCCCGCCTGCAGCCCTGCACACAGCTCTGAGCCTGGGCGGGGGTCTGGACTGCTGCTATGGGAAGGGGCTGCAGCCTGGACCACTCATGTCTCCCTGGTCTCTAGGAGActccagagcctgaggcaggtggggcTGGGCAGGGTCCAGGGAGGACGCTGAGCTGGCCCTGGGAGGGTTAGAGGGGGCTGGGAAGAGCCTAAGGGCAGCTGCAGACCAGCTGAACTTGAGCAACCCTGCAGCTTATGACAGTGCCTTGGTCAGTCTCCACCCCCAGCCCTATTTATCCAGAAACAACAGGAGCAGAGTGGGAACTTGCACAGTGACCCTAGATGTGTGACATCAAAGGTCAGGACTGGCCCTGAATGAAATCATCATATTCAGGAAGAACcttgactttgggcaaattacaaAGCTTCAATGATGGGGATGCCCCCTTCTCAGGGGTATTGTGAGGACTCATTGAGACAGTGCACGTTCAGCACTTTGCAAACTAGAACATGCCCCAGAGGCTCCAGGTGCAACCTGGGGCCCCAAGGACTGTGGTGCTCCTTCCATGCCACAAGGGCCCTTGAGCTGTCCTGCTCAACTTCTGAGGGACGGCAGAACAAGCCCGACAAATAAACCCATGCAAACCGAGGCACTGGGACCCCTGAGCTGACCCTCCCAGGAGTGTCTGCATTCTAGAAGGACATAGGAAGAAACATCATTAAGTCCACATGCACAAATGGCTCATGGTGGGATGTCAGGGACCAGGAATGCAGCCGTTTGACTGTGAAGACCTTTCTGGACTTGGGAATTAGACCCCAGCACCCCGACTATGCTAAGCCTCTTTTACCACCAGGTTAgatatggaatgggaagtgggaaCAGCAGCTATGAAGCCCCATCCCAGAACTCCACCAAAAGCAGGACACACCTGGGCACCAGAGGTCtccaaaaagcaatggcaaggaTTGGGGTCTCTGGGTACCATGGGAAGGCATCCCTTTGGCCCATGGGCTGAAACTGGGACCATCACCTTGTCCTCAGGCACTGAGCTGTGCAGAGGTAAAAAATGTGCCTAGAAAGGCTTAATCCCATCGTGGAGGGAGCCCTGGAAGCCATGGGGGCATTGAAGAGAGGCCCTGCTCCCCCAGTCCCAGGTGGTCAGTCAGGGCTCTATGAGACTCGGGACTCAAGTGATAGATCACTCAGTGACAATTAAATCACTTGAGTAGGACCTCAGAGACCAGAACAGAGCAGGCCCtgagagacacacacatatatacactccCTCTTACCTGGGTCAA encodes the following:
- the CD300LF gene encoding CMRF35-like molecule 1 isoform X4 → MWLPQLDLMRVISAKSQGYSIATQITGPTTVNGLERGSLTVQCVYSSGWETYLKWWCRGAIWHDCKILVKTTRSEQEVKRDRVSIKDNRKNHTFTVTMEDLMKTDADIYWCGIEKTGTDLGVPVQVTIDPAPVTQEETSSSPTLTGHHLDNRHNLLKLSVLLPLIFTILLLLLVAASLLAWRMMKRQQKVAGMSPEQVPQLLEGDLCYADLTLQLAGTSPQKATTKLSSSAQADQVEVEYVTMAPLPKEDISYASLTLGAEDQEPTYCNMGHLSSHIPGGGPEEPTEYSTISRP
- the CD300LF gene encoding CMRF35-like molecule 1 isoform X2 translates to MWLPQLDLMRVISAKSQGYSIATQITGPTTVNGLERGSLTVQCVYSSGWETYLKWWCRGAIWHDCKILVKTTRSEQEVKRDRVSIKDNRKNHTFTVTMEDLMKTDADIYWCGIEKTGTDLGVPVQVTIDPASTAAPTTPTSTTFIAPVTQEETSSSPTLTGHHLDNRHNLLKLSVLLPLIFTILLLLLVAASLLAWRMMKRQQKVAGMSPEQVPQLLEGDLCYADLTLQLAGTSPQKATTKLSSSAQADQVEVEYVTMAPLPKEDISYASLTLGAEDQEPTYCNMGHLSSHIPGGGPEEPTEYSTISRP
- the CD300LF gene encoding CMRF35-like molecule 1 isoform X1, which produces MWLPQLDLMRVISAKSQGYSIATQITGPTTVNGLERGSLTVQCVYSSGWETYLKWWCRGAIWHDCKILVKTTRSEQEVKRDRVSIKDNRKNHTFTVTMEDLMKTDADIYWCGIEKTGTDLGVPVQVTIDPASTTASTAAPTTPTSTTFIAPVTQEETSSSPTLTGHHLDNRHNLLKLSVLLPLIFTILLLLLVAASLLAWRMMKRQQKVAGMSPEQVPQLLEGDLCYADLTLQLAGTSPQKATTKLSSSAQADQVEVEYVTMAPLPKEDISYASLTLGAEDQEPTYCNMGHLSSHIPGGGPEEPTEYSTISRP
- the CD300LF gene encoding CMRF35-like molecule 1 isoform X3 — protein: MPLLTLYPLLFWLSGYSIATQITGPTTVNGLERGSLTVQCVYSSGWETYLKWWCRGAIWHDCKILVKTTRSEQEVKRDRVSIKDNRKNHTFTVTMEDLMKTDADIYWCGIEKTGTDLGVPVQVTIDPASTAAPTTPTSTTFIAPVTQEETSSSPTLTGHHLDNRHNLLKLSVLLPLIFTILLLLLVAASLLAWRMMKRQQKVAGMSPEQVPQLLEGDLCYADLTLQLAGTSPQKATTKLSSSAQADQVEVEYVTMAPLPKEDISYASLTLGAEDQEPTYCNMGHLSSHIPGGGPEEPTEYSTISRP
- the CD300LF gene encoding CMRF35-like molecule 1 isoform X5 is translated as MPLLTLYPLLFWLSGYSIATQITGPTTVNGLERGSLTVQCVYSSGWETYLKWWCRGAIWHDCKILVKTTRSEQEVKRDRVSIKDNRKNHTFTVTMEDLMKTDADIYWCGIEKTGTDLGVPVQVTIDPAPVTQEETSSSPTLTGHHLDNRHNLLKLSVLLPLIFTILLLLLVAASLLAWRMMKRQQKVAGMSPEQVPQLLEGDLCYADLTLQLAGTSPQKATTKLSSSAQADQVEVEYVTMAPLPKEDISYASLTLGAEDQEPTYCNMGHLSSHIPGGGPEEPTEYSTISRP